From the Halomonas sp. MCCC 1A13316 genome, the window GTAGGCTTCGCGCAGCATGGCCATGACCTCGTCGACTTCGTCACCTGTGATGTATTCCATCACGAAGCCCAGCGGCTCCTGCTTTTCGGTGATCTGGCGATTGGCCTCGGCGAAGGCCTCTTCCAGGGTTGCCACTACTTCATCAGGCGTCCCCTTGGGCACCGCGACGCCGCGATAGGCCCCGCCCACGATGTCGTAGCCCTGTTCCTTGAAGGTCGGTGCATCGGGCAGTGCCTTGACACGCTCTTCGGCGGCCACGGCCAGTACTTTGACGCTATCGGCCATCTCGGTACCGAGCATGGTGTAATTGAAGATACCCGCGACATGGCCACCTTCCAACGCCCCTTTCAGTGGCCCGGTGCCGGAGAAGGGAATGTAGGTCAGGTCGATACCGGCTTCCTCCTCGAAGCGCAGCATGTCCAGGTGGTTGGCGCTGTAAGTACCGCTGCCGCCCAGGGTGATCGCCTCGGGATTTTCCTTGGCGTCCTCGACGAGATCCTCCAGCGTGTCGTATGGGCTGTCGTCGGGCACGATCAGCGCATTGGGCGTGGAGTGGAAGAAGGTCACGATCCGCCAGTCGTCGGTCTCGTAACCGGCGTCATTGCGCTGGATCGGCTGGCCGATGATATGAGGAATATTGACCCCGATGATCTCGTAACCATCAGGCTCGGCGTTGTTCTGGAACTCGCTCCAGGCCACGGCACCCCCGCCACCCGGCCGGTGAGTGACGTTGACCGACACGCCAAGCTCCTCTTCCAGGATCGGCTCCTGGAAACGCGCCGTCACATCGGATTCACCGCCTGGATCGAAGGGAATGATGTAGGTGATGTCTTCTTCCGGGTACTCGGCCTGGGCCAGCCCGGCAAGGCCCATGGCGGCGACCGCCGTCGCGGACATTGCCAGCGTCTTGTAGGTGAAGGTCATGGCATGCTCCAACGTTGTTGTAGTGTCTTTGGGGTAGCGACCCCACCACTCAAGCTAGCC encodes:
- a CDS encoding Bug family tripartite tricarboxylate transporter substrate binding protein, whose amino-acid sequence is MTFTYKTLAMSATAVAAMGLAGLAQAEYPEEDITYIIPFDPGGESDVTARFQEPILEEELGVSVNVTHRPGGGGAVAWSEFQNNAEPDGYEIIGVNIPHIIGQPIQRNDAGYETDDWRIVTFFHSTPNALIVPDDSPYDTLEDLVEDAKENPEAITLGGSGTYSANHLDMLRFEEEAGIDLTYIPFSGTGPLKGALEGGHVAGIFNYTMLGTEMADSVKVLAVAAEERVKALPDAPTFKEQGYDIVGGAYRGVAVPKGTPDEVVATLEEAFAEANRQITEKQEPLGFVMEYITGDEVDEVMAMLREAYGPILEEAE